In one window of Enterobacteriaceae endosymbiont of Plateumaris pusilla DNA:
- a CDS encoding OmpA family protein, which translates to MKKIVIVIATIFISFFYNINDVIANTIKNNKNNWYLGSKIGWSQYDNLLGFNTNPKDFLKINKLGSGLFLGYKENRYLNFELGYDWLGLISRKYKNSTNLFKAQGIQLSTKISCPIYGNLDLYSRLGAIITRIDVKNLITNYNYFYSATPLISFGSEYKINNNWSSRLEYQFTRKIGNDDIVGQETNNSMLVFGLSYFFDKSKPAQIFDKIFYKKLSNNRFNIRSDLFFKFNDFTLQEKSKQTLNKIIYRLNTINYPNISIHIVGLTDFIGKKKYNLSLSKKRANSVSEYLISKGILKKYIFVQGLGSIRSSQNIFCKKLNNYKLLKKCLESDRIVEIDITGFYHMKYFF; encoded by the coding sequence ATGAAAAAAATAGTTATTGTAATTGCAACAATATTTATTAGTTTTTTTTATAATATTAATGATGTTATAGCTAATACTATTAAAAATAATAAAAATAATTGGTATTTAGGATCAAAAATCGGATGGTCACAATATGATAATCTTTTAGGTTTTAATACTAATCCCAAAGATTTTTTAAAAATTAATAAATTAGGTAGTGGATTATTTTTAGGATATAAAGAAAATCGTTATTTAAATTTTGAATTAGGTTATGATTGGTTAGGATTAATTTCCCGTAAATACAAAAATTCAACTAATTTATTTAAAGCACAAGGAATACAATTATCTACAAAAATTTCTTGTCCAATATATGGAAATTTAGATTTATATAGTCGTTTAGGTGCTATTATTACACGTATAGATGTTAAAAATCTAATTACAAATTATAATTATTTTTATAGTGCTACTCCATTAATTTCTTTCGGTAGTGAATATAAAATAAATAATAATTGGTCTTCTAGATTAGAATATCAATTTACAAGAAAAATTGGTAATGATGATATCGTTGGTCAGGAAACTAATAATTCAATGTTAGTTTTTGGTTTATCATATTTTTTTGATAAAAGTAAACCAGCTCAAATATTTGATAAAATTTTTTATAAAAAATTAAGTAATAATCGTTTTAATATAAGATCTGATCTTTTTTTTAAATTTAATGATTTTACTTTACAAGAAAAATCTAAACAAACATTAAATAAAATTATTTATAGATTAAATACTATTAATTATCCAAATATTTCTATACATATAGTAGGTTTAACTGATTTTATTGGAAAAAAAAAATATAATTTATCTCTTTCTAAAAAAAGAGCGAATTCAGTATCTGAATATTTAATTTCAAAAGGTATATTAAAAAAATATATTTTTGTACAAGGATTAGGAAGTATTAGATCAAGTCAAAATATATTTTGTAAAAAATTAAATAATTATAAATTATTAAAAAAATGTTTAGAATCAGATCGTATTGTAGAAATAGATATTACAGGATTTTATCATATGAAGTATTTTTTTTAA
- the mutL gene encoding DNA mismatch repair endonuclease MutL, with protein MSIKILPKQIIKQIAAGEVIDKPSAVVKELIENSIDALSSQINIYVEKGGMKLIRINDNGIGMSKDDLLLCLKKYATSKIKNLDDLEYFKSFGFRGEALTSIKNVSRIRIISKTIHQEIAWEIYTEGMDNIINLKPSPNPVGTTIEVLDLFYNIPVRRKFIFNNKIEFLYIKNIIKSIVLMKLNIGIKFIYNDKIIYNFPKIENNISYINRIESICGKDFIKQSLKINSNYHKMNLYGWITLPQNEYYSNNIKKYFYINNRVINSKFINHIIKEICKIKFGLYYNQSFLMYLEIEPNQIDINIHPQKKNVNFYQKELIYNFFHKSILNYSLFYKNIFVEKNKIYNNYEKNYKLNNETLKNIDIHYNNTLFNKIKKKKIVIIKNIPLFYFKNFGILRTIVKNTWIIIEKNNILFYISVKKIEYLLLKMKYKFYLDNQDNIEIIYVNLQIKLIKEELSILIKLKKILTSLGFNFFINKLNKFKLKLISVPSILLNIDMQIFLKNLFKYCLIEENISLKKILKWIIKYIINIKKIWNYFNIIDLLMEFELLYSENKIFSITKLFYPINFNNI; from the coding sequence ATGTCTATTAAAATATTACCTAAACAAATTATAAAACAAATAGCTGCTGGAGAAGTTATTGATAAACCATCTGCTGTAGTTAAAGAACTTATTGAAAATAGCATTGATGCTTTATCATCTCAAATTAATATATATGTTGAAAAAGGTGGTATGAAATTAATTAGAATTAATGATAATGGAATTGGTATGTCTAAAGATGATTTATTATTATGTTTAAAAAAATATGCAACAAGTAAAATAAAAAATTTAGATGATTTAGAATATTTTAAAAGTTTTGGTTTTAGAGGTGAAGCATTAACTAGTATAAAAAATGTATCTAGAATAAGAATTATTTCAAAAACAATACATCAAGAAATTGCTTGGGAAATATATACAGAAGGAATGGATAATATAATAAATTTAAAACCATCACCAAATCCTGTAGGAACAACAATAGAAGTATTAGATTTATTTTATAATATTCCAGTTAGAAGAAAATTTATTTTTAATAATAAAATAGAATTTTTATATATTAAAAATATAATTAAATCTATAGTTTTAATGAAATTAAATATAGGTATTAAATTTATATATAATGATAAAATCATTTATAATTTTCCTAAGATAGAAAATAATATTTCTTATATTAATAGAATTGAAAGTATATGTGGAAAAGATTTTATTAAGCAATCATTAAAAATAAATTCAAATTATCATAAGATGAATTTATATGGTTGGATTACTTTACCTCAAAATGAATATTATTCAAATAATATAAAAAAATATTTTTATATTAATAATCGTGTTATTAATAGTAAATTTATTAATCATATTATTAAAGAAATATGTAAAATAAAATTTGGTTTGTATTATAATCAATCATTTTTAATGTATTTAGAAATAGAACCAAATCAAATTGATATAAATATACATCCTCAAAAAAAAAATGTAAATTTTTATCAAAAAGAATTAATTTATAATTTTTTTCATAAAAGTATATTAAATTATTCATTATTTTATAAAAATATTTTTGTTGAAAAAAATAAAATATATAATAATTATGAAAAAAATTATAAATTAAATAATGAAACTCTAAAAAATATAGATATACATTATAATAATACTTTATTTAATAAAATTAAGAAAAAAAAAATAGTTATAATAAAAAATATTCCTCTTTTTTATTTTAAAAATTTTGGTATATTAAGAACAATAGTAAAAAATACTTGGATTATAATTGAAAAAAATAATATTTTATTTTATATTTCTGTAAAAAAAATAGAATATTTACTATTAAAAATGAAATATAAATTTTATTTAGATAATCAAGATAATATTGAAATTATATATGTAAATTTACAAATAAAATTAATCAAAGAAGAATTAAGTATTTTAATAAAATTAAAAAAAATATTAACAAGTTTAGGTTTTAATTTTTTTATTAATAAATTAAATAAATTTAAACTTAAATTAATATCTGTACCATCAATATTATTAAATATTGATATGCAAATTTTTTTAAAAAATTTATTTAAATATTGTTTAATTGAAGAGAATATATCTTTAAAAAAGATATTAAAATGGATTATTAAATATATAATAAATATTAAAAAAATATGGAATTATTTTAATATAATTGATTTATTAATGGAATTTGAATTATTATATTCTGAAAATAAAATATTTTCAATTACAAAATTATTTTATCCAATAAATTTTAATAATATATAA
- a CDS encoding co-chaperone GroES, with product MNIRPLHDRVIVKRQKIETKSSGGIVLTGSAVGKSTRGVVLAVGKGRILDNGQVKSLDVKKGDIVIFNDGYNVKTEKIDDKEVLIMSESDILAIVKE from the coding sequence ATGAATATTCGTCCATTACATGATCGTGTAATTGTTAAACGTCAAAAAATTGAAACTAAATCTTCAGGTGGTATTGTATTAACAGGTTCTGCTGTTGGAAAATCTACACGGGGAGTAGTTTTAGCTGTAGGTAAAGGTCGTATACTAGATAATGGTCAAGTCAAGTCATTAGATGTAAAAAAAGGAGATATAGTAATATTTAATGATGGTTATAATGTTAAAACAGAAAAAATTGATGATAAAGAAGTTTTAATAATGTCAGAAAGTGATATTTTAGCGATTGTAAAAGAATAA
- the groL gene encoding chaperonin GroEL (60 kDa chaperone family; promotes refolding of misfolded polypeptides especially under stressful conditions; forms two stacked rings of heptamers to form a barrel-shaped 14mer; ends can be capped by GroES; misfolded proteins enter the barrel where they are refolded when GroES binds) — MTAKDVKFGNDARVKMLRGVNVLADAVKITLGPKGRNVVLDKSFGAPAITKDGVTVAREIELEDKFENMGAQMVKEVASKANDVAGDGTTTASVLAQAIVSEGLKAVAAGMNPMDLKRGIDKAVIAAVEELKILSVPCSDSKAIAQVGTISANADETVGDLIAQAMEKVGKEGVITVEEGNGLQDELDVVEGMQFDRGYLSPYFINKSESGTVELENPFILLVDKKLSNIREMLPILEMVAKANKSLLIIAEDVDGEALATLVVNTMRGVVKVAAVKAPGFGDRRKAMLQDIAILTGGNVISEEIGLELEKTKLNDLGQAKRIVINKDTTTIIDGMGKQKDISNRVIQIRQQIDEATSDYDREKLQERVAKLAGGVAVLKVGAATEVEMKEKKSRVEDALHATRAAVEEGVVAGGGVALVRVAAKLINLTGQNEDQNMGIKVALRAMEAPLRQIVSNSGEEPSVVANNVKDGHGNYGYNAASEEYGDMIKFGILDPTKVTRSALQYSASVAGLMITTECMVTDLPKDEKSEMNTPPAGMGGGMGGMM; from the coding sequence ATGACAGCTAAAGATGTAAAATTTGGTAATGATGCTCGTGTTAAAATGTTACGAGGTGTTAATGTATTAGCAGATGCAGTAAAAATTACTCTTGGTCCAAAAGGTAGAAATGTAGTTTTAGATAAATCATTTGGTGCTCCAGCTATTACTAAAGATGGTGTAACAGTGGCTAGAGAAATTGAACTAGAAGATAAGTTTGAAAATATGGGAGCACAAATGGTAAAAGAAGTTGCTTCTAAAGCCAATGATGTAGCAGGAGATGGAACAACTACAGCTAGTGTTTTAGCACAAGCTATTGTAAGTGAAGGATTAAAAGCTGTTGCTGCTGGAATGAATCCAATGGATTTAAAAAGAGGAATAGATAAAGCAGTAATAGCAGCAGTAGAAGAATTAAAAATTCTTTCTGTTCCATGCTCTGATTCTAAAGCTATAGCTCAAGTAGGTACTATTTCTGCTAATGCAGATGAAACAGTTGGTGATTTAATTGCACAAGCTATGGAAAAAGTAGGTAAAGAAGGTGTCATTACTGTTGAAGAAGGAAATGGATTACAAGATGAATTAGATGTAGTTGAAGGAATGCAATTTGATAGAGGATATTTATCTCCCTATTTTATTAATAAATCAGAATCTGGAACAGTAGAACTTGAAAACCCTTTTATACTATTAGTTGATAAAAAATTATCTAATATACGTGAAATGTTACCTATCTTAGAAATGGTAGCTAAAGCAAATAAGTCATTATTAATAATTGCAGAGGATGTAGATGGAGAAGCTTTAGCTACTTTAGTAGTAAATACTATGCGCGGTGTAGTAAAAGTAGCTGCAGTTAAAGCTCCAGGTTTTGGAGATCGTCGTAAAGCAATGCTACAAGATATAGCAATTTTAACAGGTGGTAATGTTATTTCTGAAGAAATTGGTTTAGAATTAGAAAAAACTAAACTAAATGATTTAGGACAAGCAAAACGTATAGTAATAAATAAAGATACAACTACCATAATAGATGGTATGGGTAAACAAAAAGATATTTCTAATCGTGTAATACAAATAAGACAACAAATAGATGAAGCTACTTCTGATTATGATCGCGAAAAACTACAAGAACGTGTAGCGAAATTAGCAGGAGGAGTTGCTGTATTAAAAGTTGGAGCAGCTACTGAAGTAGAAATGAAAGAAAAAAAATCTAGAGTAGAAGATGCATTACATGCTACTAGAGCAGCTGTAGAAGAAGGAGTTGTTGCAGGTGGTGGTGTAGCATTAGTTCGTGTAGCAGCAAAATTAATAAATTTAACAGGTCAAAATGAAGACCAAAATATGGGTATTAAAGTTGCTTTAAGAGCTATGGAAGCTCCATTACGTCAGATAGTTTCTAATTCTGGAGAAGAACCATCTGTTGTAGCAAATAATGTTAAAGATGGTCATGGAAATTATGGTTATAATGCTGCTAGTGAAGAATATGGAGATATGATTAAATTTGGTATTTTAGATCCAACAAAAGTAACACGTTCTGCTTTACAATATTCAGCTTCTGTTGCAGGACTTATGATTACTACAGAATGTATGGTAACAGATTTACCAAAAGATGAAAAATCTGAAATGAATACACCTCCAGCTGGTATGGGTGGTGGTATGGGTGGTATGATGTAA
- the fabA gene encoding bifunctional 3-hydroxydecanoyl-ACP dehydratase/trans-2-decenoyl-ACP isomerase, with amino-acid sequence MIYKKNFFSKKELIFASYGKLFNNKNPKLSSGKMLLIDKIVKITKDGGEYNKGYVEANLYINPKIWFFSYHFINDPIMPGCLGLDSMFQLVGFYLGWLGFKGKGRALGVQNVKFISEVLPISKKLTYYINLKRIINKNYIIIGIATGTAIIDNKLLYKATNLKVGLIKY; translated from the coding sequence ATGATATATAAAAAAAATTTTTTTTCTAAAAAAGAATTAATTTTTGCTAGTTACGGAAAATTATTTAATAATAAAAATCCAAAATTATCATCTGGTAAAATGTTATTAATAGATAAAATAGTTAAAATTACAAAAGATGGAGGAGAATATAACAAGGGATATGTAGAAGCAAATTTATATATTAATCCAAAAATATGGTTTTTTTCTTATCATTTTATTAATGATCCTATTATGCCTGGATGTTTAGGTTTAGATTCAATGTTTCAATTAGTTGGATTTTATTTAGGATGGTTAGGATTTAAAGGAAAAGGAAGAGCTTTAGGAGTACAAAATGTTAAATTTATTAGTGAAGTATTACCTATATCTAAAAAATTAACTTATTATATTAATTTAAAACGTATTATTAATAAAAACTATATAATTATTGGAATTGCTACAGGAACAGCAATAATTGATAATAAATTATTATATAAAGCTACTAATTTAAAAGTAGGATTAATAAAATATTAA
- the miaA gene encoding tRNA (adenosine(37)-N6)-dimethylallyltransferase MiaA has product MNNKLPPVIFLMGTTASGKTNLAMKLSKNFPIELISVDSSLIYKGMDIGTAKPNKKDFFYTKHWLIDIKEPHEYYSVFDFYHESLTIIKKIIKKGKIPLLVGGSMFYYKKLIDPISPLPSANIQIRNMIINKIKNNNKYKSLHDMLNKIDLCSANKIHPSDLQRNLRALEVFFLTGQPLSKLIRIKRDKIPYKLYQFGITYYDRENLYNAINKRLIKMFQFGFELEVRNLFYNKKLQINFPSMRCIGYKQMYYYIQNQINYTDMIDQIILSTRHLAKKQLTWLRNWNNIHWLNSENLNLAYNSIAKVINKNNFIL; this is encoded by the coding sequence ATGAATAATAAATTACCACCAGTAATATTTTTAATGGGTACTACAGCTTCAGGTAAAACTAATTTAGCAATGAAATTATCTAAAAACTTTCCTATTGAATTAATAAGTGTAGATTCTTCTTTAATATATAAAGGGATGGATATAGGTACTGCTAAACCAAATAAAAAAGATTTTTTTTATACAAAACATTGGTTAATTGATATTAAAGAACCACATGAATATTATTCAGTATTTGATTTTTATCATGAATCTTTAACAATTATTAAAAAAATTATAAAAAAAGGTAAAATTCCATTATTAGTTGGTGGTAGTATGTTTTACTATAAAAAATTAATTGATCCAATTTCTCCTTTACCATCTGCTAATATTCAGATACGTAATATGATTATTAATAAAATTAAAAATAATAATAAATATAAATCTTTACATGATATGTTAAATAAAATAGATTTATGTTCAGCAAATAAAATTCATCCTTCTGATTTACAAAGAAATTTAAGAGCATTAGAAGTATTTTTTTTAACAGGACAACCATTAAGTAAACTTATAAGAATTAAAAGAGATAAAATTCCTTATAAACTATATCAATTTGGAATAACTTATTATGATCGTGAAAACTTATATAATGCTATCAATAAAAGATTAATAAAAATGTTTCAATTTGGTTTTGAATTAGAAGTAAGAAATCTTTTTTATAATAAAAAATTACAAATTAATTTTCCTTCAATGCGTTGTATTGGTTATAAACAAATGTATTATTATATTCAAAATCAAATTAATTATACAGATATGATTGATCAAATAATTTTATCTACGCGTCATTTAGCTAAAAAACAATTAACATGGCTTAGAAATTGGAATAATATACATTGGTTAAATAGTGAAAATTTAAATTTGGCATATAATTCTATTGCAAAAGTTATAAATAAAAATAATTTTATTTTATAA
- a CDS encoding anaerobic C4-dicarboxylate transporter family protein: protein MIFIQLVIILLLIYAGCKSGGMALGLFGTFGVLILTLVFHNTIGNIPFDVIEIILSVIITISVVDLSGGTEYLVYYMNKFLSKNKKYIIIISPLITYFITLLSGTGHTALSIFPVIINISKKNGIKPVYPLSISVVASQIAVTASPISASVIYLSKILDPLGISYNQLLIILIPSTFISILITSIIINFFNTNKKNNFLNTNNIVFPKKILNKKNGRYSILLFLIGIIITLIYNILCDYVFYNKIKILSRTESTIIFMLTTALIISFICKIKIKKITDTNIFKSGINACICVMGVSWLGDTFIKSHFHDIKFIILNIVQQHPWMLSIILFFITSLFYSQAATTKAIIPSLITLGISPKIIIGSFTAVSALFLFPIYPTLLTAVEMDNTGSTKIGNYIFNHSFLIPGIIITSLSIILSFFIERMIL from the coding sequence ATGATTTTTATTCAATTAGTTATTATTTTATTACTTATATATGCAGGTTGTAAATCAGGTGGTATGGCATTAGGTTTATTTGGAACTTTTGGAGTTTTAATTTTAACATTAGTATTTCATAATACAATTGGTAATATTCCATTTGATGTTATAGAAATTATTTTATCTGTTATTATTACAATTTCTGTTGTTGATTTATCTGGAGGAACTGAATATTTAGTATATTATATGAATAAATTTTTATCTAAAAATAAAAAATATATTATTATTATTTCTCCTTTAATAACATATTTTATTACTTTATTATCAGGAACTGGACATACTGCACTTTCAATATTTCCTGTTATTATTAATATATCAAAAAAAAATGGTATAAAACCAGTATATCCATTATCAATATCAGTAGTTGCTTCTCAAATTGCAGTTACAGCTTCACCTATATCTGCGTCAGTAATTTATTTATCAAAAATATTAGATCCATTAGGAATTAGTTATAATCAATTATTAATAATTTTAATTCCATCAACATTTATTTCAATTTTAATTACTTCAATAATAATAAATTTCTTTAATACTAATAAAAAAAATAATTTTTTAAATACTAATAATATTGTTTTTCCAAAAAAAATATTGAATAAAAAAAATGGTAGATATTCAATTTTATTATTTTTAATTGGAATTATAATAACTCTTATATATAATATTCTATGTGATTATGTTTTTTATAATAAAATAAAAATTTTATCAAGAACAGAATCAACAATAATATTTATGTTAACAACTGCATTAATAATATCTTTTATATGTAAAATTAAAATTAAAAAAATTACTGATACAAATATTTTTAAATCAGGTATTAATGCTTGTATTTGTGTAATGGGAGTATCTTGGTTAGGAGATACTTTTATAAAATCACATTTTCATGATATAAAATTTATTATTTTAAATATAGTACAACAACATCCTTGGATGTTATCTATTATTTTATTTTTTATAACATCATTATTCTATTCTCAAGCAGCAACAACAAAAGCAATAATACCTAGTTTAATTACTCTAGGAATTTCTCCAAAAATTATAATAGGATCTTTTACTGCAGTTTCTGCTCTTTTTCTATTTCCAATATATCCAACTTTATTAACTGCAGTAGAAATGGATAATACTGGTTCAACTAAAATAGGTAATTATATTTTTAATCATTCTTTTTTAATTCCAGGAATTATAATTACTAGTTTATCTATTATATTAAGCTTTTTTATAGAAAGAATGATATTATAA
- the orn gene encoding oligoribonuclease: MIKKNNLIWIDLEMTGLNPNLNRIIEIAILITDNNLNILKEGPIIAIYQSKKELNNMDQWNKNIHKKTGLINRVKQSIFNEEKTEEYILNFLKLWVYPQESPMCGNSICQDRRFLYNYMPNLEKYFHYRNIDVSTIKELVKRWKVNNLINFKKNYRHSAIKDIYQSLEELKFYRQNFFNI, encoded by the coding sequence ATGATCAAAAAAAATAATTTAATTTGGATAGATTTAGAAATGACAGGATTAAATCCTAATTTAAATCGTATTATTGAAATAGCTATTTTAATTACAGATAATAATTTAAATATCTTAAAAGAAGGACCAATAATAGCAATTTATCAATCTAAAAAAGAATTAAATAATATGGATCAATGGAATAAAAATATACATAAAAAAACTGGATTAATTAATAGAGTAAAACAAAGTATATTTAATGAAGAAAAAACTGAAGAATATATTTTAAATTTTTTAAAATTATGGGTGTATCCACAAGAATCTCCTATGTGTGGAAATAGTATTTGTCAGGATAGAAGATTTTTATATAATTATATGCCTAATTTAGAAAAATATTTTCATTATCGTAATATTGATGTAAGTACTATAAAAGAATTAGTAAAAAGATGGAAAGTAAATAATTTAATTAATTTTAAAAAAAATTATAGACATAGTGCTATAAAAGATATATATCAATCATTAGAAGAATTAAAATTCTATAGACAAAATTTTTTTAATATTTAA
- the efp gene encoding elongation factor P has product MINYSSNNFKIGMKFIFLNKPYSIESSDFVKPGKGQAFVRIKMRNLITEKLIDKTFKSTDSLNTADIKENNLIYLYNEKNNFYYFMYKENFEQIIINKLIIKNKYKWLIPNQFYNITFWNQSPIFITLPNFIELTIINTSINLKSETINNVSKQATLSNKEIIKVPSFIKIGDKVKIDIRNKSYVARLKNKN; this is encoded by the coding sequence ATGATTAATTATTCTAGTAACAATTTTAAAATTGGTATGAAATTTATATTTTTAAATAAACCTTATTCTATAGAATCTAGTGATTTTGTAAAACCAGGAAAAGGACAAGCATTTGTCAGAATTAAAATGCGTAATTTAATTACTGAAAAATTAATTGATAAAACTTTTAAATCAACTGATTCTTTAAATACTGCAGATATAAAAGAAAATAATTTAATTTATTTATATAATGAAAAAAATAATTTTTATTATTTTATGTATAAAGAAAATTTTGAACAAATAATAATTAATAAATTAATAATAAAAAATAAATATAAATGGTTAATTCCTAATCAATTTTATAATATAACTTTTTGGAATCAATCTCCTATATTTATTACTTTACCAAATTTTATTGAATTAACCATTATAAATACAAGTATAAATTTAAAAAGTGAAACAATAAATAATGTTAGTAAACAAGCAACTCTTAGTAATAAAGAAATAATTAAAGTTCCTTCATTTATAAAAATAGGTGATAAAGTTAAAATAGATATTAGAAATAAATCTTATGTTGCTCGTTTAAAAAATAAAAATTAG
- the ygfZ gene encoding tRNA-modifying protein YgfZ, which translates to MFNIKKYFYYKNCVDFSNDLLKLILLNTWSFIIIQGPDSKIFLQNQLTIDINELDNNPLCFFHALHCNVKGKILTNMHIFKYKDGYCYIVRKNIVKYYLNQIKKYIYLYKINFILQTSQIVLGLSGINSDKILSQIFNHYNFNFNKKNLFIYKNNIFLKFMNPVKRFLMILDPEYAKFLIKNIRSKDILIYDSDQWIKFNMEIGYPIFDINNSIKFFFQESNMEFFNAINFNKGCYLGQEIISISATKKKYNKSLFLLEGTANFLPLFYEQLEFSNNKKKDIWEIGSRGGRILSSIKFKNNTIWIQAILKKEFILSSSIRLKKDKHSIFFIKKLN; encoded by the coding sequence ATGTTTAATATAAAAAAATATTTTTACTACAAAAATTGTGTTGATTTTTCTAATGATTTATTAAAATTAATTTTATTAAATACATGGAGTTTTATAATTATACAAGGACCTGATAGTAAAATTTTTTTACAAAATCAACTTACAATAGATATTAATGAATTAGATAATAATCCATTATGTTTTTTTCATGCATTACATTGTAATGTTAAAGGAAAAATATTAACAAATATGCATATTTTTAAATATAAAGATGGTTATTGTTATATAGTAAGAAAAAATATTGTAAAATATTATTTAAATCAAATTAAAAAATATATATATTTATATAAAATAAATTTTATATTACAAACATCACAAATTGTTTTAGGATTATCAGGAATAAATTCTGATAAAATTTTATCTCAAATTTTTAATCATTATAATTTTAATTTTAATAAAAAAAATTTATTTATTTATAAAAATAATATTTTTTTAAAATTTATGAATCCTGTAAAAAGATTTTTAATGATTTTAGATCCAGAATATGCAAAATTTTTAATAAAAAATATAAGAAGTAAAGATATATTAATATATGATAGTGATCAATGGATTAAATTTAATATGGAAATTGGTTATCCAATTTTTGATATAAATAATAGTATTAAATTTTTTTTTCAAGAATCTAATATGGAATTTTTTAATGCTATTAACTTTAATAAAGGATGTTATTTAGGACAAGAAATAATTAGTATTTCTGCAACTAAAAAAAAATATAATAAATCATTATTTTTATTAGAAGGTACTGCAAATTTTTTACCTTTATTTTATGAACAATTAGAATTTTCAAATAATAAAAAAAAAGATATTTGGGAAATAGGTTCAAGAGGAGGAAGAATATTATCTTCAATAAAATTTAAAAATAATACTATTTGGATACAAGCAATATTAAAAAAAGAATTTATATTATCTTCTTCAATAAGATTAAAAAAAGATAAACATAGTATTTTTTTTATTAAAAAATTAAATTAG
- a CDS encoding SPFH domain-containing protein: MNNNNSTKTNIKNFFIFLSFICLYFFVNGFYIVKNTNQCIIVRLGKIYNVVSPGLHWKYLFLDKVSFVNTISVKKTVINNMLLTSDLNLVNMKIIIEYKISNPVAYILSKKNFLFMFYQSINSIINQLIGKVTINDLLTKNDNIISNEIKNKLQVIIKKYNFGINILDIYIDNITLPTEEQKLLNNFYPYQKK, encoded by the coding sequence ATGAATAACAATAATTCTACTAAAACAAATATAAAAAATTTTTTTATTTTTTTATCATTTATTTGTCTATATTTTTTTGTCAATGGATTTTACATAGTTAAAAATACAAATCAATGTATTATTGTTAGATTAGGTAAAATATATAATGTAGTTTCTCCAGGTTTACATTGGAAATATCTTTTTTTAGATAAAGTAAGTTTTGTAAATACAATTTCTGTAAAAAAAACAGTTATAAATAATATGCTATTAACTTCAGATTTAAATTTAGTTAATATGAAAATAATTATTGAATATAAAATTTCTAATCCAGTAGCATATATACTTTCTAAAAAAAATTTTTTATTTATGTTTTATCAATCTATTAATAGTATTATTAATCAATTAATAGGTAAAGTAACAATAAATGATCTTTTAACTAAAAATGATAATATAATTAGTAATGAAATTAAAAATAAACTACAAGTAATAATAAAAAAATATAATTTTGGTATTAATATTTTAGATATTTATATTGACAATATTACTCTTCCTACAGAAGAGCAAAAATTATTAAATAATTTTTATCCTTATCAAAAAAAATAA